From a single Terriglobia bacterium genomic region:
- a CDS encoding copper oxidase — protein MSRSRREFFRQGLLGAGLMASTKGWAKQQGQSHAQQPMPMNMGNMPMPKTEPKPKHAQAPPAPSSAGEGHLMVETPDVPPQLSYTLDNGVKVFNLIAEPVKRELVPGKTIDAWGYNGSAPGPTIQIVQGDRVRLIVDNHLPEATSMHWHGFEIPIDMDGVPGVTQDLIPPGGRFVYEFTLHQEGTYFYHSHMAMQEMMGLIGLFIMHPKEPYKPRVDKDFGLVLQEWAVLPNNTVPNTLSMEFNWLTINGKSGPATTPLLVKLGERVRIRFVNIGMDHHPMHLHGNTFYVTGTEGGRAPQSTWRPENTVLVGVAQSRDVEFEAKYPGDWMLHCHLPHHMMNQMVSMVGPMMEAGHGMRTGMGMEEGMGMLRQGSAMSEENGPSLGRAIGIGADHEKATTNLPLSAGAEHGMPGMTHQMPNVPGMSQNMQNMPGMNMPLGNKNPELVPGYPQDMFMPMDEMFVKPETYGLRKGWSGGVMGMMTLVRVLPPELYDKITELKKNQRNENPGMPPGMHHQPGE, from the coding sequence ATGAGCAGAAGCAGAAGAGAATTTTTCCGTCAGGGGTTGTTGGGTGCAGGGCTGATGGCTTCCACGAAGGGCTGGGCAAAACAGCAAGGCCAGTCCCATGCCCAGCAGCCGATGCCGATGAACATGGGCAACATGCCTATGCCCAAGACTGAGCCTAAACCGAAGCATGCACAAGCTCCGCCCGCGCCATCATCGGCGGGGGAGGGGCATCTCATGGTCGAAACTCCAGATGTCCCTCCGCAACTTTCTTACACGCTCGACAACGGCGTCAAAGTGTTCAATTTAATTGCCGAGCCCGTCAAGCGCGAGCTTGTGCCGGGCAAGACCATTGACGCCTGGGGGTACAACGGCAGCGCTCCGGGACCGACGATCCAAATTGTTCAGGGCGACCGCGTGCGGCTGATCGTAGACAACCATTTGCCGGAAGCGACTTCCATGCACTGGCACGGATTTGAAATTCCCATTGACATGGATGGCGTGCCGGGAGTAACGCAAGACCTGATTCCGCCGGGTGGCCGCTTTGTGTACGAGTTCACTCTGCACCAGGAGGGGACTTATTTCTACCACTCACACATGGCTATGCAGGAAATGATGGGCCTGATCGGCCTATTCATCATGCACCCGAAGGAACCCTACAAGCCGCGCGTGGACAAGGATTTTGGGCTGGTCCTCCAGGAGTGGGCCGTGCTGCCGAATAACACCGTTCCGAATACGCTGTCGATGGAATTCAACTGGCTGACGATCAATGGAAAATCCGGCCCGGCAACTACCCCGTTGCTTGTCAAGCTGGGCGAAAGAGTGCGCATCCGTTTTGTAAATATTGGGATGGACCATCATCCAATGCATCTGCACGGCAACACGTTCTATGTGACCGGGACCGAGGGCGGCCGCGCCCCCCAAAGCACCTGGCGGCCTGAAAATACTGTCCTGGTTGGCGTGGCGCAATCCCGCGACGTCGAATTTGAGGCCAAATATCCGGGCGACTGGATGCTGCACTGCCACCTGCCCCACCACATGATGAACCAGATGGTCTCGATGGTTGGGCCCATGATGGAAGCCGGCCACGGCATGCGCACCGGCATGGGAATGGAAGAAGGCATGGGCATGCTGCGGCAGGGGAGCGCGATGTCGGAAGAAAACGGACCGAGCCTGGGTCGCGCCATCGGCATCGGCGCTGACCACGAGAAGGCAACAACCAACCTGCCGCTTTCTGCGGGCGCAGAGCATGGGATGCCCGGAATGACCCACCAAATGCCGAACGTGCCGGGGATGAGCCAAAACATGCAGAATATGCCCGGCATGAACATGCCATTGGGAAACAAAAACCCCGAGCTGGTTCCCGGCTACCCGCAGGACATGTTTATGCCCATGGATGAAATGTTTGTGAAGCCTGAGACCTACGGGCTGAGAAAAGGCTGGAGTGGGGGCGTGATGGGGATGATGACCCTGGTCCGAGTTCTGCCGCCCGAACTTTACGACAAGATCACGGAACTCAAGAAGAATCAGCGAAACGAGAATCCGGGAATGCCGCCTGGAATGCACCACCAACCTGGCGAGTAG